The Pogona vitticeps strain Pit_001003342236 chromosome 3, PviZW2.1, whole genome shotgun sequence genome includes a window with the following:
- the NUMA1 gene encoding nuclear mitotic apparatus protein 1 isoform X3 yields the protein MSLHNTRASALLAWVNSLKLGETLNSLAQLQDCGIFIKIINKIHGTEEEQAALQQSMPDRVAYIVSFLEKHCKHKSTTQRLVSEEKLLAAEELELAKVAMLLLYCASMSDKIPREWAAVEYDLQAEMAEFLNFMLYNEECLSDNLEIFLQKKMPQSSSVSSTSSEESTPPKQQVSFLKLQKIASSSSLNKPLPGSSASPMGDIMQTPQFQIRRLKKLLEAERENRDELEHELAENRKLIDEKDTRILVMKQRIDRLTLLHERQAADQLEPKEMEELREKNESLLLRLHETLKQCQDLKTEKGQMDRKINQLSEENGDLTSRLREFARTGTELQETVNGISEEYHTALREWEEKRSRLETELHTALSEKRCLEEKVEILQGKVSLLEDQLTKLTESSSLTEKGEVMGDVLKFEDLNQQVAQLGGKQAELQAAILRLEEEKHVLEATLQSERGSFEAEKLQLTGLLTDLQNSLSEISRAKEKLEQDLQAQDTCLMAQVNALTAKITNLTGCLQQKDEELLALHRQVEAERLQKSQLAEDMQKKEQVSSAAFQELTLQVNQLNNALKQSGEKLAQVEVAGQEEYNRVAQEKELALRQLQQKETELSALTEHLKSLEQAHSTSATEAQREKTELSQKVQELDARILALTAQCQQNEAQVGAIPALKNQLREAQQKLAEKEKLAKENTRLQERLLILEESVRNTEGILEDEKRRAAESLESNLRRIAELDEQIQELTKHRDQAVQEMEEEKARRQVLEAHVQLLQEESRIKVEELQKQLMALSSPAEGERGDCVKLEEKVRCLSTEREQAEQKLKAEQEKGAMLEAQIKHLNAKHKETLAQLQAEMSRSASQVKEKEEAEKKLKAGFASLQEELAAARQKATESLAQAKKDEHKAAQALEAANRELAEERHRRSELEARVKQLGEQSHKDWAAAESNVSNVRSTLKEKEKEVEQLSSQVKSLRAKLEEATQQQKRELARCEEEAKRLAAEKEQATAELAAEKAGKTALEVQLQNITNEHRVEVSGLQEEVTRAQDLLGEKERELEELRLKNVSRSEELRDLQKTVSKLKGELAAVEALKEREAKMENELQGFLEVTRTQEAEMDSLKSTIQSRDLLLKNLEEEKRHLERERASSRENHEKQLKECEALRGQVGKLERQCREQQSTLARLEKVVAASEQQQQTEAEALKQDIAQHKQRASELEKLLEASRSTQEVTVEKLKRELLEKGEQLAQSREAVARAEKELASLRASAQEKGRSEESWKEEMSRCRQEAERKASIIGSLEQEMSIMHRQLLEKEAESKDLRRLVMAESEKSKKLEERLRLLQSEMATAASRAVERCSAMKVEAQTFQEQAEKMRVSVEAMKKELNVCSKREEDLCKELKSWQEKVFQKDQLLSSRQQELVNAQALIGELMPIKGLYQQLQVEQASQESKHREEAEQMQKAAGVLQAELARAKLELSELLSLKERCLEQERAVQQLQVENGSYAERLATLQRAHAQLAEENRVLSERSSHGLQRLDVELAQAKQKYAQELEAAKADSEKLVAVSQREAEEAQKKLEAVTSKYEEAKQKLLVQVDELKQKLAQQEKAVQTQQQKAQVREEELQTAAGHLKEKMAELQAQLAQKEKASEHYKAQMEKAKTHYTAKKQENQELLKKLKGLEQLEKENADLKADSERVGKELQQTLMQAKESELSCKNLASRVRALEAQVEFADRQLREQGKFQVAKDTLKSRETYRQSLADLSTDSLDLSTSDEAQPLNSTRKTRRSLSESGTTESSKASHPLPRKMESLESLYFTPIPTRTRSKLENSVGSVSDVSFESGRKSVSGRRRTTQVINITMTKKHTEPVAPSSANESFFSIESPGSQASHETVKTRLRSATSASTCSLTSLPSQESLPRLGASSPNDAASNATLMSLPGYRPATRSSARHSQASMGRRSSSFYTGTCQDEPEPLDDWNRIAELQQRNRVCPPHLKTCYPLESRPSQSLTTITDEEMMTGDPKETLRRASMLPSQIAEGPTTRRSTLSSTWAAGGVATRQQRKRLSDESQHGPGTPESKKSASCFPRPQTPKGRAEERKHSAHAGGKKAKAPAADKQTDRRQSLAFSILNTPKKLGNSLLRRGVNRKVTPKNSPRGGTRRSPRTSVSPKGKANSRSLRNTKF from the exons TTTCAAATTAGGAGGCTGAAGAAGTTGCTAGAAGCAGAGCGAGAGAACCGAGATGAACTAGAGCATGAGTTGGCGGAGAATCGGAAGCTCATTGATGAGAAAG ATACAAGAATCCTGGTCATGAAGCAACGGATCGACCGCCTGACTCTCCTCCATGAGAGAcaagctgctgatcagctggagcCCAAGGAAATGGAGGAGCTCCGAGAAAAGAATGAAAG tCTCCTCCTGCGCCTGCATGAGACGCTGAAGCAGTGCCAAGACCTGAAAACTGAAAAAGGCCAGATGGACCGGAAGATCAACCAGCTCTCAGAGGAGAACGGGGATCTCACCTCCAGG CTGCGGGAATTTGCTCGCACCGGCACGGAACTGCAGGAGACCGTGAATGGGATCTCTGAAGAATATCACACTGCTCTGAGGGagtgggaggagaagaggagccGTCTGGAAACGGAACTCCACACTGCCCTCAGTGAGAAG AGGTGCTTGGAAGAGAAAGTCGAGATTTTGCAAGGGAAGGTCTCCCTGCTGGAGGACCAGCTGACCAAGCTGACCGAGAGCAGCTCCCTGACAGAAAAGGGCGAGGTCATGGGCGATGTCTTAAAG TTTGAAGACCTGAATCAACAAGTGGCTCAACTCGGTGGCAAGCAAGCGGAACTTCAGGCAGCCATTCTCCGTCTTGAAGAGGAGAAGCATGTGCTCGAGGCCACCCTTCAGTCAGAAAGGGGAAGCTTTGAAGCAGAGAAGCTCCAGCTCACAGGCCTCCTTACGGATCTGCAGAATTCTCTCTCCGAGATCTCTCGGGCCAAGGAGAAGCTGGAGCAGGACCTGCAGGCACAAGACACCTGCCTAATGGCTCAGGTCAATGCCCTGACCGCCAAGATCACAAACCTGACCGGCTGCCTTCAGCAGAAGGATGAGGAACTTCTTGCTTTGCACCGGCAGGTGGAAGCCGAGCGGTTGCAGAAAAGCCAGTTGGCAGAAGACATGCAAAAAAAGGAGCAAGTGTCAAGTGCAGCCTTTCAAGAGCTGACCCTCCAGGTCAACCAGCTAAATAATGCCCTGAAGCAGAGTGGTGAGAAGCTGGCACAAGTGGAAGTGGCTGGTCAGGAAGAGTACAACAGGGTGGCCCAGGAAAAGGAGCTGGCCCTGAGGCAGCTCCAGCAGAAGGAGACCGAGCTCTCTGCCCTGACTGAGCATCTGAAGTCTCTGGAGCAAGCTCACAGCACCTCTGCTACAGAGGCTCAGAGGGAGAAGACTGAACTCAGCCAGAAGGTCCAGGAACTGGATGCCAGAATTTTGGCCCTCACTGCTCAATGCCAGCAAAATGAGGCCCAAGTGGGAGCCATACCAGCACTAAAGAACCAGTTGAGAGAGGCCCAACAGAAACTCGCTGAGAAGGAGAAGCTGGCCAAGGAGAACACCCGTCTCCAGGAGCGGCTGCTGATCCTGGAGGAGTCTGTCCGCAACACGGAAGGCATCTTGGAGGACGAGAAGAGGAGGGCAGCAGAGTCTCTGGAGAGCAATCTGCGGCGGATCGCGGAGCTGGACGAGCAGATCCAGGAACTGACCAAGCACCGGGACCAGGCTGTGCAGGAAATGGAAGAGGAGAAGGCCAGGAGGCAAGTTTTGGAGGCACACGTGCAGCTCCTGCAAGAGGAATCCAGGATCAAAGTGGAGGAGCTTCAGAAGCAACTGATGGCCTTGTCCTCTCCTgctgaaggagagagaggagactgtgtgaagctggaggagaaggtcCGATGCCTCAGCACGGAGCGGGAGCAGGCCGAGCAAAAGCTGAAGGCTGAGCAGGAGAAGGGAGCCATGCTGGAAGCCCAGATAAAGCATCTGAACGCCAAACACAAAGAAACCCTGGCTCAGCTCCAAGCTGAGATGTCTCGTTCTGCTTCCCAggtcaaggagaaagaggaggcagagaagaagcTGAAGGCTGGATTTGCTTCTTTGCAGGAGGAGCTGGCAGCCGCTCGCCAGAAGGCCACTGAGAGCCTGGCACAAGCCAAAAAGGATGAGCACAAGGCAGCCCAGGCCCTTGAAGCAGCCAACCGAGAGCTGGCCGAGGAGAGACACAGAAGATCAGAGTTGGAGGCCAGAGTGAAGCAGCTGGGAGAGCAGAGCCACAAAGATTGGGCCGCAGCAGAGTCAAATGTGTCCAACGTTAGGTCCAccctgaaggagaaagagaaggaagtggAACAGCTCTCTAGCCAGGTGAAGTCACTGAGAGCCAAGCTAGAGGAGGCCACCCAGCAGCAGAAACGCGAGCTAGCTCGCTGTGAGGAAGAAGCAAAGCGACTGGCGGCTGAGAAGGAGCAAGCCACAGCTGAGCTGGCTGCTGAGAAGGCCGGCAAGACTGCCCTGGAGGTGCAGCTGCAGAACATCACCAATGAGCACCGGGTGGAGGTCTCTGGTCTCCAGGAAGAGGTGACCAGAGCCCAGGACCTGCTGGGGGAGAAAGAGCGGGAGCTGGAAGAGCTGCGCCTGAAGAACGTCTCCCGCAGCGAGGAGCTGAGGGACCTCCAGAAGACAGTCAGCAAGCTGAAGGGCGAGCTGGCCGCAGTGGAGGCTCTGAAGGAGAGggaagccaaaatggagaatgaGCTGCAGGGCTTCCTGGAAGTcaccaggactcaggaggccgAGATGGACAGCCTGAAATCCACGATTCAGTCCAGGGACCTTTTGCTCAAGAACCTGGAGGAGGAGAAACGCCACTTGGAGCGGGAGCGGGCTTCTAGTCGGGAGAACCACGAGAAGCAGCTGAAGGAGTGCGAGGCCCTCCGCGGCCAGGTGGGGAAGCTGGAACGGCAGTGCCGAGAGCAGCAGAGCACCCTGGCCAGGCTGGAGAAGGTGGTGGCTGCCTCGGAGCAACAGCAGCAAACCGAGGCGGAGGCCTTAAAGCAGGACATAGCACAGCACAAGCAGAGAGCCTCTGAGCTGGAGAAGCTTCTGGAAGCTTCCAGGTCCACCCAGGAGGTCACGGTTGAGAAACTGAAGAGGGAACTACTTGAAAAGGGAGAACAGCTGGCCCAGAGCCGAGAGGCGGTTGCAAGAGCAGAGAAGGAGCTGGCTTCTCTGCGCGCGTCGGCTCAGGAGAAGGGCAGGTCGGAAGAGAGCTGGAAGGAGGAAATGTCACGCTGCCGCCAAGAGGCCGAGAGGAAGGCCAGCATCATTGGCAGCCTGGAGCAGGAGATGTCCATCATGCACAGGCAGCTGCTGGAGAAGGAAGCCGAGAGCAAGGACCTCAGGCGGCTGGTCATGGCGGAGTCGGAGAAGAgcaagaagctggaggagaggcTGCGGCTCCTCCAGTCCGAGATGGCCACTGCGGCTTCTCGAGCGGTGGAGAGATGCTCGGCCATGAAAGTGGAAGCCCAGACCTTCCAGGAGCAGGCGGAAAAAATGAGGGTTTCCGTGGAGGCCATGAAGAAGGAGCTGAACGTCTGCTCCAAGCGGGAGGAGGATCTCTGCAAAGAGCTGAAGTCCTGGCAGGAGAAGGTCTTCCAGAAGGACCAGCTCCTCTCCTCCCGGCAACAGGAGCTTGTGAACGCCCAGGCCTTGATTGGGGAGCTGATGCCCATCAAGGGTCTCTACCAGCAGCTACAGGTGGAGCAGGCCTCCCAAGAGAGCAAGCACCGGGAGGAGGCGGAACAGATGCAGAAGGCGGCAGGGGTCCTGCAGGCAGAGCTGGCCCGAGCCAAACTGGAGCTCTCTGAGCTGCTGTCCCTCAAGGAGAGGTGCCTCGAGCAAGAACGCGCCGTCCAGCAGCTGCAGGTGGAGAACGGGAGCTACGCGGAGCGCCTGGCCACGCTCCAGCGGGCCCACGCTCAGCTGGCCGAGGAGAACCGGGTGCTCAGCGAAAGGTCCAGCCATGGGCTGCAGCGCCTGGATGTGGAGCTGGCCCAGGCCAAGCAGAAGTACGCCCAGGAGCTGGAGGCAGCTAAGGCAGACTCTGAGAAACTGGTGGCAGTGAGCCAGCGGGAGGCCGAGGAGGCCCAGAAGAAGCTGGAGGCCGTGACCAGCAAGTACGAGGAGGCCAAGCAGAAGCTGCTGGTGCAG GTAGATGAACTAAAGCAAAAGCTGGCTCAGCAAGAGAAGGCCGTCCAGACTCAGCAGCAGAAGGCTCAG GTGCGTGAAGAGGAGTTGCAGACCGCGGCTGGGCATCTGAAGGAGAAGATGGCTGAGCTGCAGGCTCAGCTTGCCCAGAAGGAGAAGGCCAGTGAGCATTACAAGGCCCAG ATGGAGAAGGCCAAAACACATTACACTGCAAAGAAACAGGAGAATCAGGagctgctgaagaagctgaagggCCTGGAGCAGCTGGAGAAGGAGAACGCGGATCTGAAGGCCGATTCTGAACGGGTGGGGAAAGAGCTGCAGCAAACCCTCATGCAGGCCAAGGAGTCAGAGCTCAGCTGCAAGAACCTCGCCAGCCGGGTCCGCGCCTTGGAGGCCCAG GTGGAGTTTGCCGACCGGCAGCTGCGAGAGCAGGGCAAGTTCCAGGTGGCCAAGGACACATTGAAGAGCCGTGAGACCTACAGGCAGAGCCTGGCTGACCTCAGCACAGACAGCCTTGATCTGAGTACCAGCGATGAAGCACAGCCACTCAACTCCACCAG GAAGACGCGGCGTTCCCTTTCTGAGTCTGGGACCACGGAGTCGTCCAAGGCCTCCCATCCGCTGCCTCGTAAGATGGAGTCCCTGGAGAGTCTCTATTTCACACCCATTCCCACCCGCACCCGGTCCAAGCTGGAGAACAGTGTGGGCTCCGTGAGCGACGTTTCCTTCGAGTCAGGGCGGAAAAGCGTCTCCGGCCGCCGGCGCACCACACAGGTCATCAACATCACCATGACCAAA AAGCACACTGAGCCGGTGGCTCCCAGCAGTGCCAACGAGTCGTTCTTCAGCATAGAGTCCCCGGGGTCTCAGGCCAGCCACGAGACGGTCAAGACCCGCCTGCGCTCTGCCACTTCTGCCTCCACGTGCTCCCTCACCAGCCTCCCCTCTCAGGAATCTCTCCCTCGGCTGGGTGCCTCCTCCCCCAACGACGCTGCCAGCAACGCCACTTTGATGAGCCTGCCGGGCTATCGGCCTGCCACCCGCAGCTCCGCGAGACACTCGCAAGCGAGCATGG GGCGCCGCAGCAGCAGCTTCTACACGGGAACGTGCCAGGATGAGCCTGAACCGCTGGATGACTGGAACCGCATTGCCGAGCTCCAGCAGCGCAACCGAGTGTGCCCCCCTCATTTGAAGACCTGCTACCCACTGGAGTCCAGG CCTTCCCAGTCACTCACAACCATCACAGACGAGGAGATGATGACTGGCGACCCGAAGGAGACCCTCCGGCGTGCCAGCATGCTGCCTTCTCAGATTGCCGAGGGCCCGACCACCCGCCGCAGCACCCTCAGTTCCACTTGGGCAGCAGGAGGGGTTGCCACCCGACAGCAGAGGAAGCGCCTCTCAGATGAATCCCAGCACGGCCCCGGGACCCCCGAG TCCAAGAAATCTGCCAGCTGTTTCCCACGGCCACAGACCCCCAAAGGGCGGGCCGAGGAACGCAAGCACAGCGCCCACGCCGGAGGCAAGAAGGCCAAAGCCCCGGCAGCTGACAAACAG ACAGACAGGCGCCAGTCACTGGCCTTCAGCATTCTGAATACACCGAAGAAACTGGGCAACAGCCTTCTGCGCCGTGGGGTGAACCGCAAAGTGACTCCGAAGAACTCGCCCCGAGGAGGGACCCGGAGATCCCCCAGGACATCTGTGTCTCCCAAGGGCAAG GCAAACTCCAGGTCGCTGAGGAACACAAAGTTCTGA